The Paenibacillus spongiae nucleotide sequence CTTGCTCACTTTTGCATCCTTCTGCCTTGAAAATATCCGGCCCGTTAACTGGCGCACCGAGCATTCGCCGATTCAACTGTTGGTTGAATCGGCTAACACAGCCAGGATCGGCAATCATTTTATCCACTGATTGAATTCGCGGAACCGAACTTGCACATCTTTCATCCGAATCTTGAAACCTCAAGCTGAATCAGGTTCTGCAAGGTTTCATCGGCAGGTTGAATGATCCATTAAAGCGGGAGAAACCCGATTCAACCATCCGCTGATTGGCTTCAGCCTGTACCTATGTTACGTTGAATGCAGCAAATCGCGCGGTTTTGCAAAACCATTCCCAGGAGGCAGTGCCATTATGGATGTACGGAAAATCGGTGCTTTCATTTCGGAACAAAGAAAAATAAAGGACTACACCCAAGCGGAGCTGGCTGCGCTGTTAAACGTCAGCCACCAGGCCGTATCCAAGTGGGAGCGCGGCGAGTCGCTGCCGGATATCGGCATGCTCCCGGGCTTGGCCAAGCTGCTGGATATTACCGTCGATGAGCTGTTGAACGGCGAGCAGTCGGGCCTGGCAGAGGAGCCCTTGAATGAACTTGAGCTTGAACTTGAACTCAGCCCGGAAGCGCCTATTGAAGAAGATGCGGCTGCTTCGCTTGCAGGGCCTCTCTCGCCATTATCAACCGCGCTCCCGGCATCCTCCGCCGCCGCCGAAGAGACTTCAACCGGGCGTCAATCTATGACATGGAACCATATCATGAGTCTGGCCCCTTTCTTAAACCAAGAAACGCTGGAGACGATGATCGGGCAGATCGAAGACGATCTGGACTGGCCCGCATTGAACGCGCTGGCTCCCTTCGTAGGAAGATCAGCTATGGAGCAGCTGGTGGACAAAGTCGTTGAAACTCCTGTCGATGTCAGCCAGCTCTCAGGCATCGCCCCCTTTCTTGGCCGGGATCTGCTGGAGCGGCTGCTCCTGCACGCAGATGAAAACAGCGTGGATTGGGGAACGCTGCAGGCTTTGGCCCCTTTCGTCGACCGTTCGTCATTATCCCGGCTGGTCGCGCAGGCTATGGATTCCGTTCCCGAGCCTTGGCAAATCATCGGACTTGCGCCGTTTCTCGACAAAGCCGCCTTGGTCCAGGCTGTCGGACGAATCGAAGCCGCTTCGCTTTCACCGGAAATATTGCCGGGACTGGCACCTTTCCTGCCGCAGGAACAGCTCAATCAGCTTGTGCTTCAATTTAGACGCAATCCCGTTTCGACGTAACAAATTGATGGCTGCCTTCGCCGGAGGCAGCCATCAATTTGATTTACACACGAACATATGTTTGTTATAATTGAGTGAGATTTCTATTATTATCCTTATAGAGGAGGTAATGACACCTATGACCGACTCCTTGCGCAATGGACTGATCGCCGAGTTCTTGTTCCAGGAAGGATGCAGAGACACCGGCAGCTCCGGTATATACGAGGGGCAGATACACGGCGCGGTTCCGACCGCCGACCGGTTCGGCAATCCGGATAGCGCCTATGAATTCGACGGAATGGACGACTACATCGTGATTCAACCCGCTCCCAAGCTGAACCGGGACGGGTTCTCGCTCTCCGTCTGGGCCCGTTACGGACGCGACGCCAGCTTCAGAGGATGGAACAATGCGATTGTTTCGCAGGACGGGCATCACCAGCGGCGTGTGTTTCAGCTCAGTACCCAACAGGATCAGGTAACCTGGCACCGCTTTTTCCAATCGGCCGATGTTTATATCCAAGAGCCCGTGAAACCCGGTCATTGGGAACACTACGCTATCGTATTTGACGGCAGCATGCACAAGCTGTACCGCAACGGCATTCTGATGTCCGAGAAGGCCGGCGGCTTCGAGCCGAATGTCGATGAGCCGCTTTATATCGGACGTAAAGCGACGGACGAGCCTCACTTCTTCTTCAGAGGGGCGATCGATGACATCCGAATCTATGACCGTCCGCTTACCGATGAGGAGATCATCGCCCTCTACACGGAGAACGGCTGGGGAGACGCAGCTCTGGCTGCCGCCGCTCAGCAGGCCAAGACCGGATCGGAGCAGGTCGAATGGAAGCATAAGCGCAGCCCCAATCAGAAGCTGTGGGTGGAAAATACCAACTTCGCCTACTCCGTATTCGTGAACTGCCGTGCCGAAGAGGTCAAATTTCACGAAGTATCTCTCCCCGGCTTGTCGATGGAATGCGTCGACCTCCACCGGACGCGCATTCACAATGCCAACTTCAGCGCAAGCATAATCAGCGATGCCAATCTGAGCGATCTCGAGATTAACGGCGCTCAACTGGGCGGAGCCTACATTCATAATATCGGCATGCCGCCGCAGGGGCATCCCGCATATGTGGAAGGCAGCCGGCAGCGGCCGCTCTTGTTCGAGAATTGCGATCTTCAAGAAAGCGAGATCCGCGACAGCAATCTTAGCGGCCTCTCCATTCAGCGATGCAATCTGCAAGGGATGACGATCGACGGCATCCCCGTCGAAGATCTGCTCGCAGCCTATCGCCGCAGCCAAACCTAGTCCACTTCGAATTAGGCAAGCTTCCCTTGTCCCAATACGGCCGTTCATAAAGAAATAGGAGGCTGACCGCATGCAGCCTTGCATGCAGCCCGCCTCCTATTGAATATCTCTCTCTCTAGCTTCTCTTGCGCGCAGAGATCCATGCGGATAATTGACGCGCCGCACCGGCCGGCGCGTGCCGTACGCGGAACGTTGCGCTTGCTGCTCCTGAAGTGAGCGCGACACGCAGCGTAGCCAGTTC carries:
- a CDS encoding helix-turn-helix domain-containing protein — protein: MDVRKIGAFISEQRKIKDYTQAELAALLNVSHQAVSKWERGESLPDIGMLPGLAKLLDITVDELLNGEQSGLAEEPLNELELELELSPEAPIEEDAAASLAGPLSPLSTALPASSAAAEETSTGRQSMTWNHIMSLAPFLNQETLETMIGQIEDDLDWPALNALAPFVGRSAMEQLVDKVVETPVDVSQLSGIAPFLGRDLLERLLLHADENSVDWGTLQALAPFVDRSSLSRLVAQAMDSVPEPWQIIGLAPFLDKAALVQAVGRIEAASLSPEILPGLAPFLPQEQLNQLVLQFRRNPVST
- a CDS encoding LamG-like jellyroll fold domain-containing protein codes for the protein MTDSLRNGLIAEFLFQEGCRDTGSSGIYEGQIHGAVPTADRFGNPDSAYEFDGMDDYIVIQPAPKLNRDGFSLSVWARYGRDASFRGWNNAIVSQDGHHQRRVFQLSTQQDQVTWHRFFQSADVYIQEPVKPGHWEHYAIVFDGSMHKLYRNGILMSEKAGGFEPNVDEPLYIGRKATDEPHFFFRGAIDDIRIYDRPLTDEEIIALYTENGWGDAALAAAAQQAKTGSEQVEWKHKRSPNQKLWVENTNFAYSVFVNCRAEEVKFHEVSLPGLSMECVDLHRTRIHNANFSASIISDANLSDLEINGAQLGGAYIHNIGMPPQGHPAYVEGSRQRPLLFENCDLQESEIRDSNLSGLSIQRCNLQGMTIDGIPVEDLLAAYRRSQT